Within the Planctomycetota bacterium genome, the region GGATGCTAATGATATCCTGATAACTAAAGGCGGTTTTGTTAACGGTGTTTGTTATCTTAATATGCGGCAATGGCAGGTAACGACCACGACTAAAACCTATTATATTGTTTATAAACTGGCCGGGGATATTGGCGGAGGCCAGCGCGCCGGAGTAAAGATAGCGGATAGTTCTTATTTAGAGTTTGAAAATGCTACGTGTGTAGGTGTTCAGTAGAGTTCCAGACTGCCCTGATGGCCGGGATATTCATTTGACAATTCCCTGGTTACTTTGTATATATACTAATGCCATGAAACCCCAAAAACAATTATCTGATTTCCTCGTTTTAATGAAGTCTGTTTTAGCCAAAGGAAAATATGTCCAAGCAGCTCGGATGGGAGAGCCCGTTTTAAAATCACTTTCTTCCTTTTCCGGTTCCAGTGTAAACAAGTATCTTTTGTATTACTTTTTGTCGAGTGCTTATTTCTATTTGGAGAAATACTCCCAGGCATTAGATGTTTTGAATAAGGCAAGCTTGATTTCCAAAAACCTTTCCTCTTCTCACCAGGTCCTTGCTTCCAATATGCTTGGGCGTGTTTTTATGGGCATACGGAATACCAGGCAAGCGTTTGGACACTACCAGAAAGTCTACCGTTATTATAAGGAATATGGAACTAAAAATGACCCTTTAAGTGAAAAACAATATTTTATTACACTTACAGGTTTAGCATATTGTTATCTTTATACAAACGAACTGGAAAAAGCCGGTGGAATCATTGAAAAAGAATTACCGGATATTTTGCCTTCCATGTTTAGCGGTAATTCTATAGGGATGTTAGATTATTATCATCTTAAAGGGGAATATCTTATCGCACGAAAAGATTACGCGGATGCGCGGAAATCATTTTTGGAATGTGTTAAAATCGGCGAACAATGCAGTTTTTTCAGGGGTGTTCTTGAGGCGAGAACGCATCTGGCGATAATTGATATTCTGGAAGGGCGGTTGGATTCGGCTATTCAGTTATTGAGAAATTTGTTCCGTGAAGCGTCGCGGTTAAAGCTTCGTAGCCTGGTTTGTGAATCCGGCCTTCTGTTAAGCAAAAGTTTCCATCTTAAGGGATATCCTGAAAAAGCCGAAATGATCGAAAAACGGATTAAACCCATTCTCGACAAACTTGATACGATTTGGTTATATGAGAAAATACGGGAATTCAATAAGATCCATCGGCAGTTGCAAACGACTGATTTCAGCAGGCAATCGTTTAAGCCCGACCGTATTTTATTATCCGTGCCTATCCCGGATAGCCTGTCAGATGTTTTCCGGAAGCGTTCAGAAAACGCATCTTATAAGGAAATAATTATTGGTAATTCCTTGGTGATGCATGACACCTGGAACTTAATCGAAAAAATAGCCCCTACGGATTTGCCGGTGTTAATCCAGGGAGAAACTGGGACAGGCAAGGAATTGGTTGCCAATATTATTCATCACCGCAGTTTGAGAGCTAAAACAACATGGTTGGCTTTCAATAGCGGCACAACTCCGGAGCCGCTTATAGAAACGACGCTTTTCGGCCATACTAGAGGCGCATTTACCGGAGCGGAAAAAGAAAGGAAAGGCTATATTGAATTAGCCGATAATGGGACTCTTTTTATAGATGAAATTGCTAATATGTCTCAGGCGATGCAGCAAAAACTATTGAGGGTATTAGAGGAAAAACTCATCTGGCGGGTAGGTGACCAAAAATCTATCCCGGTTGATACGCGTTTTGTCTTTGCTTCTAACCAGGATATAGAAAAGATGGTTCAGCAAAAACTATTCCGGGAAGATTTATTCTATCGGATTAATACGATTGTAATTACTCTTCCTCCCCTGCGCGACCGCAAAGACGACATCCCATTGTTAATCCAGCACTTCCTGCAAAAACATGGCCGCTTTTCGTCCCATCTATTGCCGGTCACGTCTCGTTTCTCGCCTTCTGCTTTTGCTCTTCTCGCATCCTACGCCTGGCCCGGTAATGTTCGTGAGCTGGAAAATGAGATGAAAAGAATATCCGTATTATATTCACAAGCAAAAATCATCACAGAGGAAATGCTATCGGCGACAATCAGAAGCTATATTCCCTCCTTTTCTCTTGCAGACAGCCATGCGGCAGGCTTAAAAGAGTTGAGGGATTCTTTTGAGAGAAATATTATTACAGAAACATTACAAAGGTGTAATAATAATGTTGCGGAAGCTTCGCGTTTGCTTAAGTATGACCGCGCAAGTTTGTATAAGAAGGCTAAAAGTTTGAAGATAAGATTTCCGGGATAGTGCCACAGAGATACAGAGTTTGCGGAGGAGATAAGCAATCGTTTCATTTGTTTTATTCTTTAGGTGCGCCGAGTTTATTGAGTGCGGATTCAAGGCGTTTCCTGTATTCTCCTGTTTCGTTATCCAGGGTAGATTTCATTTCCTTGATTACCTCCTGGGTGACCTTGTCCTTTGCGCCTGATTCAACCAACGCAATTGCCGCCCAGACGCGGATATTTGCTTTTTTGTGATCCAGTAATTTTGTCAAAGCCGCGATATAGTTTTTCCCCTCAGTTTCCACACGCAGATTAGGCAAGGCCTGAGCGACTTGCTTTTTTATATCCTTATCTTCATCGTTAAAAAGGGGAATGATATCAGCCAGTATCACAGTTGTATAATAACGTCCGGCGGCGCCGAGGAAGGCGTATTTTAAATCCGTGGAAGGTTCGCTGATGCCTTTGAGTAACCCTTTGATGATTAGCGCTTTTTCGTCGTCCGTGACCTTCCGGATATATTTTGCCGGCTCGGCCTGGGGTAGGTTCTTTAGTTCTTCCGGAGTCCACTGGCGAGGAATGCTGAAATTATCCCCGGTGATATCATAAAGGAGGTTCAGGCGTTCCTGTGAATCGTCCTTGCTTAACCTGTCCCATATTTCCGGTGTTTCTTCGCGGATGTGTTCGGAGAGATAAGGTTTTACCGTAACATATCTGATAATCCGTTCTGTGCGGCTTTTTATCTCGGCGTTAGCGGTTGTTTTATTCGTTTCTGTAATAAGTGTGAAATCAGGAGCATCGGGCATGAGCAGAGTGATTAATTCCTTTTCCGCGGCATCGCGTTTTTCCCAGTCGTCGTTTCCTAGTTGTTCTATTAGCAGCGCGTAGCCAGTAGCGGGGGGTGAAGGCTTTTTGCTCGTTGCTGATTGTTCGTTACTGGTTACTTTAGCCGTGCAGCCTGAAAATACAATCCAAAGGCTAACAACTAAAAACCAGCAACCAACAACCAATAAGCGTTTCATATCCATTAAATCCAGTTATTGACGATTATACTATTTACCTTTGGACTGTCAAGTGGAAAAGAGATGTGATTTAAGCAGGCTAACCGTATTTTTTCCTTTACTTAATCTTCGGTTTATGTTATGGTAAATAGATTTAAGAGGCATGCTATGATTAGACTGAAGATAGCCAGGTTATCTCTTTGGGTTTGCTTTACATTTATATTGCTCGTTGGGATTGCCTGGCCGGGTGATACGGAAACCGTTCATACCGGGGTGTGGGAGGCGGTTTCTCCGTCCATCGTTGGAATTAACTGCGAATTAAGCCAGGGAGGAAATCTCCTTAATTTTTACGGCACAGGTGCAATTATCCATGAGAACGGGCTGGTTCTTACCATAACCGGCGTCGTCCCGCCAAAGGCTAAAAATATCACGGTTTTCCTTTCAGACGGTCGCCGTTATAAAGCCCAAGCCGTATTCACCGATGAAAACAAGGAGATAACCCTGCTTGATATAGGCGCGACCAATCTTCCCTCATTGTCTTTTGACGATTCTGAAGAGATTAAGGTGGGCGAAACCGCTTATACTTTCGGCAATGTCCTGGGCAGCATAAATAATGATTACCAGGTGTCATTGGCGGTCGGCGTGATAAGCGGTATTTATTCCTTGGAAAAAGAGGGCAAATATTACCTGGAAAAACTGACCGGTAAATATAAAGGCGAGGTGATAGAAACAACCGCTGCGGTTAATGGAGGTGTTGACGGAGGCCCCTTGGTTTCCGCGAAAGGTAAAATACGGGGTTTAATCATACTTTCATATTCCAAATCACGCCGTTTGGGGATTGCTATTCCTTCAAAAGTGATAAAACCACTTCTGGCAAAATACATGGAAAAGTCTAATCCGAAGGATGATTTAAAGCTTTCAAGCGCGCCTTCCTTTGAACATATTTTCCATAAGCTGTCTCCTTATGTGGTGGGGTTAAAGGTGACTTATGAACAGAAGCCCAAAACTCCGGATCCCACGCCATTGCCCAGGGAGCCCGGTGTCGTGAAACCCGTGCCGCCTGATATGATGAAAGAGCTTACTGATTATTCCACCAGGCCTGACGGGCTTTATTCCGGAGTGCTGATTGAGCCATCTAACGGTTATATACTGACAAGTTATCATAATATTGATGGAAAAATAAGGGAAATCAAGGTTATCCGGCAGACTGATACGGATAAGAAAGAATACAGTGCAAAGGTTATCGGCTGGTGCCAGGATTTGGATTTGGCATTGCTTAAGACAGAAAAGGGTTTACCCGGATTTAACCTGGAGCTAAATAAAGGAGGGAATCTTAAAGTGGGGCAGTGGACGGTCATTTTGGGTAATAATCCCGACCCGACCAGTGCGAATCCTGTAATGACGGTGGGTGTGGTGAGTGCCCTGGACAGGTTAGTCAGTGGTAAGGCCATGCAGGTGGATGCGGGAATTAATTACGCAAACCTAGGCGCGCCGATTTTTGATATTGACGGTAATTTCATTGGGATGGCAGGATTATTTGCCCGCCCGGTTGAATGGGGTTGGAATTCCGGAGTCGGGCTTGCTGTAGAGGCTTCGGCTATTAATGGCTTGATTCCTGATTTGAAAGACGGAAAAAAGATGGAAAAGACACCCGTTCCGTTTCTCGGTATCCAGTTTAGCAAAGGGTCTTTTGACGAACCGGGTGTGATCGTGGATATGGTGATTGATGGCGCCGCGGCAGATAAAGCCGGTATTAAAAAGGATGATATCATCCTTGAGTTTAACGGGCGCGCAGTTAATACATGGCGCGATTTGATTAATTTTATCCGTGATTCCAAGGTCGATGATAATGTTAAACTGAAAATTAAGCGTAAAGGTGAAATAATCGAACTGGAAGCGATGTTAGGACAAAGGTCATGAAGAAATATTTTTATTGTGCGGTATTTTTACTTATAACGGCATTATTTATTTGCCAGCCTGTTACGGCTGATTATGCTGATGGGATTAAAGCGGCTAAGGAACTCCAAAAGAAAGTCGTGGAAATCACCCAAAAATCCATTCCCTCTTATGTTTTTATCGGGGGTGGTTCAGGCGTTATCATTTCCGCTGATGGTTATGTCTTGACCAACTATCACGTGATTGAAAAATCTAAAGCTGATAAATTAGAGGCTTATACAGCAAACGGTAAGTCATACGAAGCGAAAATAATCGGCTATGATCCGCGCGGCGATATCGCTCTTCTTAAACTTAACGCAAAAGAAGATTTGCCGTATTTGGAATTGGGTGATTCTGATTCCGTGAAAATAGGGCAGCCGGTTATCGCTTTGGGTAACCCTTTTGGCATGGCGATGTATGATTCCGCTCCGACCCTTACCTTCGGGGTAATTAGTGCAATGCATTTAAACCAGGATACGTATTCGGATGCTATCCAGACGGATGCGCCGATTAATCCGGGAAATTCAGGCGGTCCGCTTATTACACTGGACGGGAAAGTTGTCGGCATAAACGGCAAGATTGAAATGCGTTTCGGTTTTATCGTTGCCAATACAGGCATAGGTTATGCGATACCGGCAAATCAGGTTAAGAAGTTTTTGCCTAAGCTTAAAGACGGCGGCAGGGTGGCTCACGGAGAAATAAAAGGGCTGGATATAAAGACAGATTTGGATATGGATGCGGAAACCAATAAGGTTTCGGTAAAAGTAACCGGTATTGCCAAGGGCTCAACTGCTGATAAAGCGGGATTCAAAGAAGGGGATTATATTATTAAGGTTGATGAATATTTTGTTTACAGCGACAGGCGTTTCTGGGGAGTTATCGGGGTTTATCCGGCCGGATCGGTGGTTAATATCAAGCTTAAAATGGATGGAAAAGAAGTTACATTGCCGGTGACTTTGAAGGCGCGTGAAACGATTATGGAAACCGCCCTGGCTCATGATAATGTGCCCTATCTGGGTATCCGCCTGGCAAAGCAGGAAAATAATAATCTTGTGTTGATTGAAGAAATAGATGCCGGTTCGCCCGCAGCTAAATCTGATTTAAAGGAAGGTGATATTATTCTTGAACTCGCTGGCGAAAAAGTTGATAATATAAATCACCTGCAGGAACTTATACAAAAACATAAGCCCGGTGATGAAGTGGAAATAAAAGTAAGGCGCGGGCCGGAAGAAGAAACCATTAAAATAATTCTGGAAGAAAAGCAAAGGGATAATTAGGAATAATTTTATGGGATGGGATGGCTTAAGGCGTTTTGTTTTTCACCGTAAATCGGAAGTGCCGGATGGACAATGGACTAAATGTGAAAGTTGCGGCAATCTTATCCAGAAAAAAGCCGTGATAGACAGGTTAAATACCTGCCCGGAGTGCAATTTCCATTTTACTATTACCAGTGATGAGCGTATCAGGTTGTTGGTAGATGAAGGGACATTTCAGGAATACTGGATGAATTTAAGTTCCACCGACCCTTTGCAGTTTACCGCGGTTAGTTCATATAGGGAAAAAATAGCCGAATCGCAAAAAGCTACCGGATTGAAAGATGCCATTGTTACCGGTAAGGGTAAAATAAATGGGATTGATATTATGCTCGGCGTGACGGATTCCAGGTTTATAATGGGTAGCATGGGGTCTGTTTTGGGCGAAAAGGTTGCCCGCGCCGCTGAGAAAGCCGCGGAGCTTAAGATTCCTTTGATAATCGTATCCGGTTCGGGCGGTGGAGCCAGAATGTACGAAGGATGCCTTTCTTTGATGCAGATGGCGAAAACCAGCGCGGCACTGGCACGCCTCCACGAAGCAGGCGTAGTATATATTTCCGTCTTGACCAATCCGACCATGGCAGGTGTTATGGCCAGCTTTGCCGGGCTGGGCGATATTATGATCGCCGAGCCGAAGTCGTTAATCGGGTTTACCGGGCCCAGGGTAATTGCCCAGACTATTGCCCAGGAATTGCCAAAAGGATTCCAAACTTCGGAATTCATGATGGAACACGGTTTGATAGATATGATTATCGAGCGCCCTCGCTTGAAAGATGAATTGGCTAGACTGCTTAAATATTGCGTGTAATTTTCCCCGACGTGTATCGGGATGAGATAAGGAGAGTGTAAATATGGCAAAAGTGACAGAGATAAGATGGCATGCGCGCGGAGGACAGGGCGCGATGCTGGCCGCCAGAACTTTGGCTAGGGTGGCTATTTTACAAGGGAAATACGCCCAGGGAATGCCGGAATTCGGCCCGGAACGTATGGGGGCTCCTATACGTGCTTATAATCGCGTCAGTGATAATAATTTTTCCTTGTATTGCAATGTGGTCAGCCCTGATGTGGTTGTGGTGCTTGACCCGTCGCTTATGAGTGTGGTGGATGTTACCGAAGGGCTTAATAAAGGCGGGACGATTATTATCAATACGCCCAAGACGGCTGATGAAATGCGCAAGAAATTAAAGCTTGCCAACGGCAGTAAGGTTTATACGGTCGATGCCACGGGCATTTCCATCGCTATGCTTGGCAGACCAATGCCCAATACGCCGATGCTTGGGGCAATCGTTAAAGCAACCAATGTAATAGGATTGGAAGGATTGCTGGATGATATAAAACATTCGTTCGGCGAGAAGTTTTCCGCCAAGGTGGTGGAAGGGAATCTTAATTCTATAAAACAGGGATACGATAGATTAAACGGATAATAAATAGAGGAGCATCAGAATGAAGAAACAGATGACAGTGAAAGAAATACCGGAGGGTTCAGTGATTGATACTCCGGGTAGTTCTCTGGAATACAAGACCGGTGGATGGCGGAATTTAGTGCCGGTTCGAAACATAGAAAAATGCACTAATTGCCTTATCTGCTGGGTTTATTGCCCCGAAGGCTGTATTAAATTAAAGGAAGGCAAAATTGTTGATATCGACCTTGATTACTGTAAAGGTTGCGGCATTTGCGCCGAAGAATGCCCGTTGGCAGATAAAGCCATAAAAATGGTAGAAGAGAAGAAGGAGGATTGAGATGTCAAACTTGCAAACTAAGAAAAAGAGCAGTCCAGCTAAAAGCATAAAATCTGCGCGTTTTATGGCGATGACCGGCAACAATGCGATTGCCGAAGCCATGCGCCAAATAAACCCGGATGTGGTGGCGGCTTATCCGATTACCCCCCAGACAGAAGCTGTTGAGGAATTCGCGGATTTTGTCGCTAACGGAAAAGTAAAAACGGAATATGTAGCCGTTGAAAGCGAACATAGTTCGCTGAGCGCCTGTATCGGCGCATCCGCGGCCGGCGCCAGGACGATGACCACGACATCATCTGCGGGGTTTGCCTTGATGTGGGAAATGCTTCCGATTGCCTCCGGGTTGCGCACCCCGATAGTGATGTATGTCGCCAACCGTGCCTTCAGCGCGCCGCTTAATATTCATTGCAGCCACGATGATACTATGGGTGGGCGTGATACCGGCTGGGTTCAAATATACTCGGAAAACGCCCAGGAAGCTTATGATAATTTAATTCAGGCTATTCGCATCGCAGAGGATAAATCTATCCGTCTTCCGGTTATGGTTAGTATGGACGGATTTATTATTACCCACTCCGTGGAAAGGGTGGAGGTGCTTGATGACGAAGTCGTCCGCAAGTTTATCGGGGAATTCAAGACGGACAATTATTTGTTAAACATTGCCAAGCCGATAACCATAGGAGCCTGCGCTCTGCAGGATTATTATACAGAGCATAAGCGCCAGCATTCTCAGGCGTTATTGAACAGCAAAGATAAGATACTGGAAGTCGCTGATGAATACGCCAAGATTTCCGGGCGTCGTTACGGATTGTTTGAAGAATACAAACTGAAAGATGCCGAATACGGCATAGTGATTATTAACTCTGCGGCCGGAGTGGCGAAGATGGTTGTCGATGAACTCCGCGCGAAAGGGATCAAAGTCGGGGTTTTAAAGCCAAGGATTTACCGTCCTTTCCCGGCTAAGGAAATAAGGGTTGCTTTAAAGCACCTTAAGGCTATTGCCGTAATGGACCGGGTTGATGCCTTTGGCGCCGGTAGCACGCCGACCTTCACGGAAGTTAAAGCCGCCATGTACGGGCTTGACAAAGCGCCTCTCATGATTAATTACGTTTATGGCCTAGGTGGGCGCGATATAAGGCTGGAAGATATCCAAAAGGTTTACCAGAAATTGATAGCCGTAAGTAAGGCAGGTAAAGTGGATAAGATGTTCGATTATTTAACAGTCAGAGAATAATTAGATATATTTTAAGGAGAATAAGATGACAGATAAAAGTAATTTGGAAGTAAGCAATATCATAGATAAATATCACAGTGATAAGGGTGCATTGATACAGATATTGCTTGATATCCAGCAGAAAGAAAAATGGTTGTCTAAGGAATCGCTTTCCACGGTGGCGGAAAAGTTAAGCGTTCCTCTTACCTGGGTTTACCACGCCGCGACTTTTTATAAAGCGTTCAGCCTGGAGCCGCGCGGGCGGCATACCATTACGGTTTGCCTGGGGACTGCCTGCCACGTGCGTGGGGCACCGGTTCTTCTGGATAGGGTTGCCCAGAAACTTAATATCGAGGTTAATAAAACCACTAAAGATAAAAAGTTTACCCTGGCAACGGTGAATTGTATCGGCTGTTGTGCTTTGGGCCCGGTTTTATCGATAGATGATAAATATTACAGCAACCCATCGGGGACGGAATTGGATAACATACTTAATAGTTACGAATAGAGAAAGATAATCATATGAAAAAAATAACATCAGTAGCGGATATCGAGGCGATTCGCAAGCAGACCGAGTCGAAATACGCCGGCAAGAAAATTATCACCGTATGCGCCGGCACCGGCTGTCGTGCTTATGGTGCCCAGAAGATTCTTGATGCGTTTCAGAAGGAGATAGATAAACAGAATCTTAAAGGCAAGGTCATTCTTAGACCGAGCGGTTGCCACGGATTCTGCGAACGCGGGCCGATTATCGTCATCTTCCCGGAAGAAATATGTTACCTGAGCGTGAAAGAGGCGGATATCCCG harbors:
- a CDS encoding sigma 54-interacting transcriptional regulator gives rise to the protein MKPQKQLSDFLVLMKSVLAKGKYVQAARMGEPVLKSLSSFSGSSVNKYLLYYFLSSAYFYLEKYSQALDVLNKASLISKNLSSSHQVLASNMLGRVFMGIRNTRQAFGHYQKVYRYYKEYGTKNDPLSEKQYFITLTGLAYCYLYTNELEKAGGIIEKELPDILPSMFSGNSIGMLDYYHLKGEYLIARKDYADARKSFLECVKIGEQCSFFRGVLEARTHLAIIDILEGRLDSAIQLLRNLFREASRLKLRSLVCESGLLLSKSFHLKGYPEKAEMIEKRIKPILDKLDTIWLYEKIREFNKIHRQLQTTDFSRQSFKPDRILLSVPIPDSLSDVFRKRSENASYKEIIIGNSLVMHDTWNLIEKIAPTDLPVLIQGETGTGKELVANIIHHRSLRAKTTWLAFNSGTTPEPLIETTLFGHTRGAFTGAEKERKGYIELADNGTLFIDEIANMSQAMQQKLLRVLEEKLIWRVGDQKSIPVDTRFVFASNQDIEKMVQQKLFREDLFYRINTIVITLPPLRDRKDDIPLLIQHFLQKHGRFSSHLLPVTSRFSPSAFALLASYAWPGNVRELENEMKRISVLYSQAKIITEEMLSATIRSYIPSFSLADSHAAGLKELRDSFERNIITETLQRCNNNVAEASRLLKYDRASLYKKAKSLKIRFPG
- a CDS encoding HEAT repeat domain-containing protein; this translates as MKRLLVVGCWFLVVSLWIVFSGCTAKVTSNEQSATSKKPSPPATGYALLIEQLGNDDWEKRDAAEKELITLLMPDAPDFTLITETNKTTANAEIKSRTERIIRYVTVKPYLSEHIREETPEIWDRLSKDDSQERLNLLYDITGDNFSIPRQWTPEELKNLPQAEPAKYIRKVTDDEKALIIKGLLKGISEPSTDLKYAFLGAAGRYYTTVILADIIPLFNDEDKDIKKQVAQALPNLRVETEGKNYIAALTKLLDHKKANIRVWAAIALVESGAKDKVTQEVIKEMKSTLDNETGEYRKRLESALNKLGAPKE
- a CDS encoding trypsin-like peptidase domain-containing protein, whose translation is MIRLKIARLSLWVCFTFILLVGIAWPGDTETVHTGVWEAVSPSIVGINCELSQGGNLLNFYGTGAIIHENGLVLTITGVVPPKAKNITVFLSDGRRYKAQAVFTDENKEITLLDIGATNLPSLSFDDSEEIKVGETAYTFGNVLGSINNDYQVSLAVGVISGIYSLEKEGKYYLEKLTGKYKGEVIETTAAVNGGVDGGPLVSAKGKIRGLIILSYSKSRRLGIAIPSKVIKPLLAKYMEKSNPKDDLKLSSAPSFEHIFHKLSPYVVGLKVTYEQKPKTPDPTPLPREPGVVKPVPPDMMKELTDYSTRPDGLYSGVLIEPSNGYILTSYHNIDGKIREIKVIRQTDTDKKEYSAKVIGWCQDLDLALLKTEKGLPGFNLELNKGGNLKVGQWTVILGNNPDPTSANPVMTVGVVSALDRLVSGKAMQVDAGINYANLGAPIFDIDGNFIGMAGLFARPVEWGWNSGVGLAVEASAINGLIPDLKDGKKMEKTPVPFLGIQFSKGSFDEPGVIVDMVIDGAAADKAGIKKDDIILEFNGRAVNTWRDLINFIRDSKVDDNVKLKIKRKGEIIELEAMLGQRS
- a CDS encoding trypsin-like peptidase domain-containing protein; the protein is MKKYFYCAVFLLITALFICQPVTADYADGIKAAKELQKKVVEITQKSIPSYVFIGGGSGVIISADGYVLTNYHVIEKSKADKLEAYTANGKSYEAKIIGYDPRGDIALLKLNAKEDLPYLELGDSDSVKIGQPVIALGNPFGMAMYDSAPTLTFGVISAMHLNQDTYSDAIQTDAPINPGNSGGPLITLDGKVVGINGKIEMRFGFIVANTGIGYAIPANQVKKFLPKLKDGGRVAHGEIKGLDIKTDLDMDAETNKVSVKVTGIAKGSTADKAGFKEGDYIIKVDEYFVYSDRRFWGVIGVYPAGSVVNIKLKMDGKEVTLPVTLKARETIMETALAHDNVPYLGIRLAKQENNNLVLIEEIDAGSPAAKSDLKEGDIILELAGEKVDNINHLQELIQKHKPGDEVEIKVRRGPEEETIKIILEEKQRDN
- a CDS encoding acetyl-CoA carboxylase carboxyltransferase subunit beta → MGWDGLRRFVFHRKSEVPDGQWTKCESCGNLIQKKAVIDRLNTCPECNFHFTITSDERIRLLVDEGTFQEYWMNLSSTDPLQFTAVSSYREKIAESQKATGLKDAIVTGKGKINGIDIMLGVTDSRFIMGSMGSVLGEKVARAAEKAAELKIPLIIVSGSGGGARMYEGCLSLMQMAKTSAALARLHEAGVVYISVLTNPTMAGVMASFAGLGDIMIAEPKSLIGFTGPRVIAQTIAQELPKGFQTSEFMMEHGLIDMIIERPRLKDELARLLKYCV
- a CDS encoding 2-oxoacid:acceptor oxidoreductase family protein; amino-acid sequence: MAKVTEIRWHARGGQGAMLAARTLARVAILQGKYAQGMPEFGPERMGAPIRAYNRVSDNNFSLYCNVVSPDVVVVLDPSLMSVVDVTEGLNKGGTIIINTPKTADEMRKKLKLANGSKVYTVDATGISIAMLGRPMPNTPMLGAIVKATNVIGLEGLLDDIKHSFGEKFSAKVVEGNLNSIKQGYDRLNG
- a CDS encoding 4Fe-4S binding protein gives rise to the protein MTVKEIPEGSVIDTPGSSLEYKTGGWRNLVPVRNIEKCTNCLICWVYCPEGCIKLKEGKIVDIDLDYCKGCGICAEECPLADKAIKMVEEKKED
- the porA gene encoding pyruvate ferredoxin oxidoreductase; its protein translation is MAMTGNNAIAEAMRQINPDVVAAYPITPQTEAVEEFADFVANGKVKTEYVAVESEHSSLSACIGASAAGARTMTTTSSAGFALMWEMLPIASGLRTPIVMYVANRAFSAPLNIHCSHDDTMGGRDTGWVQIYSENAQEAYDNLIQAIRIAEDKSIRLPVMVSMDGFIITHSVERVEVLDDEVVRKFIGEFKTDNYLLNIAKPITIGACALQDYYTEHKRQHSQALLNSKDKILEVADEYAKISGRRYGLFEEYKLKDAEYGIVIINSAAGVAKMVVDELRAKGIKVGVLKPRIYRPFPAKEIRVALKHLKAIAVMDRVDAFGAGSTPTFTEVKAAMYGLDKAPLMINYVYGLGGRDIRLEDIQKVYQKLIAVSKAGKVDKMFDYLTVRE
- a CDS encoding NAD(P)H-dependent oxidoreductase subunit E; the protein is MTDKSNLEVSNIIDKYHSDKGALIQILLDIQQKEKWLSKESLSTVAEKLSVPLTWVYHAATFYKAFSLEPRGRHTITVCLGTACHVRGAPVLLDRVAQKLNIEVNKTTKDKKFTLATVNCIGCCALGPVLSIDDKYYSNPSGTELDNILNSYE